One stretch of Burkholderia sp. DNA includes these proteins:
- the rsmD gene encoding 16S rRNA (guanine(966)-N(2))-methyltransferase RsmD, translating into MSRSPAAHPSSSAARGKPHSVRIIGGEWKRTPLRVLNLDGLRPTPNRVRETLFNWLGQDLDGRRCLDLFAGTGALGFEAASRGAASVVMVEHNACATGELRAVREKLSARNVEVVESEALRLAAGLAPSSFDVVFLDPPFAETELFARALPLAARLAGPGGDLYVESGEPLDPAGHEALAGWVVTREGKTGTVHYHLLKCANNGHSKI; encoded by the coding sequence ATGTCCCGTTCGCCTGCCGCCCACCCGTCTTCCAGCGCCGCCCGCGGCAAGCCACACTCGGTGCGCATTATCGGCGGCGAGTGGAAACGCACGCCGCTGCGGGTGCTTAACCTCGACGGCCTGCGCCCCACGCCCAATCGCGTGCGCGAAACGCTATTCAACTGGCTCGGCCAGGATCTCGACGGTCGCCGCTGCCTCGACCTGTTCGCCGGAACCGGCGCGCTCGGTTTCGAGGCCGCGTCGCGCGGCGCGGCCAGCGTGGTGATGGTGGAGCACAATGCGTGCGCGACCGGGGAATTGAGAGCAGTTCGAGAGAAGCTGTCGGCGCGCAACGTCGAAGTGGTCGAGTCTGAAGCACTGCGGCTCGCGGCAGGCCTAGCGCCGAGCTCGTTCGATGTAGTGTTTCTCGATCCACCCTTCGCTGAAACTGAACTGTTCGCGCGCGCCCTGCCGCTGGCGGCGCGGCTGGCCGGGCCGGGCGGCGATCTGTACGTGGAATCAGGCGAGCCGCTCGATCCCGCCGGGCACGAGGCGCTGGCCGGCTGGGTGGTGACGCGCGAGGGTAAGACCGGAACGGTCCACTATCATTTGCTGAAATGCGCAAATAATGGGCATTCTAAAATCTAG
- the otsA gene encoding alpha,alpha-trehalose-phosphate synthase (UDP-forming), translating into MSRLIVVSNRTADPDNEVAGGLAVALNDSLQQRGGIWFGWSGKLAEADSNPGNEEMQIREYGNMELATIDLSQRDYDAYYLGYSNNVLWPVFHYRLDLANFDVQFSEGYRRVNLLFACKLMPLLKPNDVIWVHDYHLIPLATELRAQGCRNRIGFFLHIPVPPPQIMAAIPEHEWLMRSLFAYDLVGFQAHTDVTHFVRYAQAEADAQFIDGERLRAFDRTIRVGSFPIGMDVDGFAQMASDDDGLNIYEQMRDEYSRRKLLLGVDRLDYSKGLPQRVQAFREMLDRYPKMRQSATLIQIAAPSREDVDAYDHLRQEMDALCGSLNGDYGELDWMPVRYIHRSLDRSSLPGLYRASRVALVTPLRDGMNLVAKEFIAAQDSRDPGVLVLSRFAGAAEQLTDALLVNPYDIQGTARAIQAALTMPLEERVRRHTALLAEICRHDVHWWTTGFLGALDDAPIPPTRRPTGLV; encoded by the coding sequence GTGAGCCGTCTCATCGTTGTATCGAACCGGACAGCAGACCCAGACAACGAAGTCGCCGGCGGCCTGGCCGTCGCACTCAACGACAGCCTGCAGCAGCGCGGCGGTATCTGGTTCGGCTGGAGCGGAAAGCTCGCCGAGGCCGACAGCAACCCCGGAAATGAGGAGATGCAAATCCGCGAGTACGGCAACATGGAGCTCGCCACCATCGACCTCTCGCAGCGCGACTACGACGCCTACTACCTTGGCTACTCGAACAACGTGCTCTGGCCGGTGTTCCACTACCGGCTCGACCTGGCCAACTTCGACGTACAGTTCAGCGAGGGCTATCGCCGCGTGAACCTCCTATTCGCGTGCAAGCTGATGCCGCTGCTCAAGCCCAACGACGTGATCTGGGTACATGACTACCATCTGATCCCGCTCGCTACCGAGCTGCGCGCCCAGGGCTGCCGCAACCGGATCGGCTTCTTCCTGCACATCCCCGTGCCACCGCCGCAGATCATGGCCGCGATCCCCGAGCACGAATGGTTGATGCGCTCGCTGTTCGCCTACGATCTGGTAGGCTTCCAGGCGCATACAGACGTCACCCACTTCGTACGCTACGCGCAGGCCGAGGCCGATGCGCAATTCATCGACGGCGAACGGCTGCGCGCTTTCGACCGAACCATCCGGGTAGGCAGCTTCCCGATCGGCATGGACGTAGACGGCTTTGCTCAGATGGCCAGCGACGACGACGGCCTCAACATCTACGAGCAGATGCGCGACGAGTATTCGCGCCGCAAGCTGCTGCTCGGCGTGGACCGGCTCGATTACTCGAAGGGATTGCCGCAGCGCGTGCAGGCGTTCCGCGAGATGCTTGACCGCTACCCAAAAATGCGCCAGAGCGCGACGCTAATCCAGATCGCCGCACCGAGCCGTGAGGACGTCGACGCCTACGATCATCTGCGCCAGGAGATGGACGCGCTGTGTGGCTCGCTCAATGGGGACTACGGAGAACTCGACTGGATGCCGGTGCGCTACATCCACCGTAGCCTCGACCGCAGCTCGCTGCCGGGCCTGTACCGCGCGAGTCGCGTGGCGCTGGTCACGCCGTTGCGCGACGGCATGAACCTGGTCGCCAAAGAATTCATCGCTGCGCAGGATAGCAGGGATCCAGGCGTGCTGGTGCTCTCGCGCTTCGCCGGCGCCGCCGAACAGCTGACCGACGCGTTGCTGGTCAATCCATACGACATCCAGGGCACCGCGCGCGCGATCCAGGCAGCGCTGACCATGCCGCTGGAAGAGCGCGTGCGGCGCCACACGGCTCTGCTCGCCGAGATCTGCAGGCACGACGTACACTGGTGGACTACGGGTTTCCTCGGTGCACTCGACGACGCGCCGATCCCGCCCACGCGCCGTCCGACCGGGCTGGTCTGA
- the ftsY gene encoding signal recognition particle-docking protein FtsY produces MFSLFKRLIGSKVDGAQSDDQDGPPDWQDSAEVPAAEAGQPAASASDTPDVPVEQAALAQVASALPAAEDETQAATVVEIVPPPAPEPVAKKSWIARLRSDLSKTSSNLTRVFVTTKIDEDLYKELETALLMSDAGVDATEYLLGALRETVKAERLTDPQQVKAALRGLLIELLAPLEKSLMLGRAQPLVMLIAGVNGTGKTTSIGKMAKHLQHFDQSVLLAAGDTFRAAAREQLAIWGERNNVMVVQQENGDPAAVIFDAVGAARARKINVVMADTAGRLPTQLHLMEELRKVKRVIGKAQADAPHEVMLVIDANTGQNALAQVKAFDDALGLTGLIVTKLDGTAKGGILAAIARQRPVPVYFIGVGEQVEDLQPFNAEECTDALLG; encoded by the coding sequence ATGTTCAGCTTGTTCAAACGATTGATTGGATCGAAGGTCGACGGCGCGCAGTCCGACGACCAGGACGGTCCCCCGGACTGGCAGGACAGCGCCGAAGTCCCCGCGGCTGAGGCGGGGCAGCCCGCAGCGTCGGCAAGCGACACGCCAGACGTTCCAGTTGAGCAGGCTGCGCTTGCGCAAGTCGCCTCCGCCCTCCCCGCCGCCGAGGACGAAACGCAGGCGGCCACGGTCGTTGAGATCGTGCCTCCTCCCGCGCCGGAGCCGGTCGCCAAGAAATCTTGGATCGCGCGCCTGCGCTCGGACCTGTCGAAGACCAGCTCCAACCTGACTAGAGTCTTCGTCACCACCAAGATCGACGAAGACCTCTACAAGGAACTTGAGACCGCGCTGCTGATGTCAGACGCCGGCGTCGACGCCACCGAGTACCTGCTCGGCGCGCTGCGCGAGACGGTCAAGGCCGAGCGGCTGACCGATCCGCAGCAGGTCAAGGCAGCCCTGCGCGGCCTGCTGATCGAGCTGCTCGCGCCGCTGGAGAAATCGCTGATGCTGGGCCGCGCGCAGCCGCTGGTGATGTTAATCGCGGGCGTCAACGGAACCGGAAAAACAACCAGCATCGGAAAGATGGCCAAGCACCTGCAGCACTTCGACCAGTCAGTTCTGCTGGCCGCCGGAGACACCTTCCGCGCGGCCGCGCGCGAGCAGCTCGCGATCTGGGGCGAGCGCAACAACGTCATGGTAGTACAACAGGAAAACGGCGATCCGGCCGCGGTGATCTTCGACGCGGTAGGTGCCGCGCGCGCGCGCAAGATCAACGTGGTAATGGCCGATACGGCGGGCCGCCTGCCCACCCAGTTGCACCTGATGGAGGAGTTGCGCAAGGTCAAGCGCGTGATCGGCAAGGCACAGGCCGATGCGCCACACGAGGTGATGCTGGTGATCGACGCAAACACCGGCCAGAATGCACTCGCCCAGGTGAAGGCCTTCGACGACGCGCTGGGCCTCACCGGCCTGATTGTCACGAAGCTCGACGGCACCGCGAAGGGAGGCATCCTCGCCGCGATTGCGCGGCAGCGACCGGTGCCAGTCTACTTCATCGGTGTCGGCGAGCAGGTGGAGGATTTGCAGCCCTTCAATGCTGAGGAGTGCACCGACGCGCTGCTGGGCTGA
- a CDS encoding glycosyltransferase family 39 protein produces MKPVVRLTAAATRALPRWLLLTLCLVYAGFGLFARDPWKNEDAAGFGVMWTMAGGSLHDWLLPNLVGKFITSDGPLGYWLGALGVETFGPWFSASNASRIATGILFCVACAFVWYTAYLLGRRPEVQPFKYVFGGEPEPRDYGRTLADGALLVLLACFGLAERSHETTPQLAQFAWIAMLVYGLVRLIDKPLHGAAWWGIAVGLLLLSGNPVLAAALIVSTAVLMLATPEVRHRQLLLVGVPVAVLLLALWPLAALTLYPADAHWFFNQWLHCSLIRFSGPPTTVLRYAAKNLPLFTWPAWPLAIWAWVSWRGWRYRPHIAVPFAVAVPLVALVILQSQETNRVYMLLLPPLAVLATFALPTLKRGVINAIDWFAVLSFTILGSFVWLVWLASITGFPHALSRNLARLVPGYESHFNILAFACALISTLCWFALVRWRISHQPKVLSRSVVLSGAGTTLMWVLLMTLWLPFVNYSRTYRDVAVQIAAHLPLDYERISPVCLGDAQIATFAYFGDMYFSFTEDCDVILRQDPTDHIEPSSMSKYVWRLIWEARRATDREERFRLYERIEQPKTPIHRHPGRRCCIH; encoded by the coding sequence ATGAAGCCTGTTGTTCGTCTCACCGCCGCTGCCACGCGCGCCCTGCCGCGCTGGCTGCTGCTCACGCTCTGCCTGGTCTATGCGGGCTTTGGCCTATTTGCCCGCGACCCATGGAAGAACGAGGACGCTGCCGGCTTCGGGGTGATGTGGACGATGGCAGGTGGCTCGCTGCACGACTGGCTGCTGCCCAACCTGGTCGGCAAGTTCATCACCTCCGACGGCCCGCTCGGCTACTGGCTTGGTGCGCTCGGTGTCGAGACTTTCGGCCCGTGGTTCTCGGCCAGCAACGCCTCGCGAATCGCCACCGGCATCCTATTCTGCGTGGCCTGCGCCTTCGTCTGGTACACTGCTTACTTGCTCGGTCGCCGCCCAGAGGTGCAGCCGTTCAAGTACGTCTTCGGGGGAGAACCCGAGCCGCGCGACTATGGTCGCACGCTAGCCGATGGTGCGCTGCTGGTGCTGCTGGCCTGCTTCGGGCTGGCCGAGCGCAGCCATGAAACTACTCCGCAGCTGGCCCAGTTCGCCTGGATCGCGATGCTGGTCTACGGTCTGGTACGGCTGATCGACAAGCCGCTGCACGGTGCCGCCTGGTGGGGCATCGCGGTCGGCCTGTTGCTCTTGTCCGGCAATCCGGTACTGGCCGCAGCACTTATCGTCAGTACCGCCGTGCTGATGCTGGCCACGCCCGAGGTCCGGCATCGCCAACTGCTGCTGGTCGGTGTGCCGGTCGCCGTCTTGCTGTTAGCGCTCTGGCCGCTCGCTGCACTCACACTCTATCCCGCCGACGCCCACTGGTTCTTCAACCAGTGGCTGCACTGCAGCCTGATACGCTTCTCGGGCCCGCCCACTACGGTGCTACGCTACGCCGCAAAGAATCTACCGTTGTTTACCTGGCCGGCCTGGCCGCTGGCGATTTGGGCCTGGGTGAGCTGGAGGGGCTGGCGGTACCGACCGCATATCGCGGTGCCGTTCGCGGTGGCCGTCCCGCTGGTCGCGCTCGTGATCTTGCAGAGCCAAGAAACTAACCGTGTCTACATGCTGCTGCTGCCGCCGCTGGCGGTGCTCGCCACCTTTGCCCTGCCCACCTTGAAGCGCGGCGTGATCAACGCGATCGACTGGTTCGCGGTGCTTAGCTTCACCATCCTCGGTAGCTTCGTGTGGTTGGTCTGGCTGGCTTCAATCACCGGCTTTCCGCATGCGCTGTCTCGTAACCTGGCACGCCTGGTGCCCGGCTACGAATCGCACTTCAACATTCTCGCCTTCGCCTGCGCGCTGATCAGCACACTGTGCTGGTTCGCGTTGGTGCGCTGGCGCATCTCGCACCAGCCCAAGGTGCTGTCGCGCAGCGTGGTGCTGTCTGGTGCCGGCACAACGCTGATGTGGGTTCTGCTGATGACGCTGTGGCTGCCCTTCGTAAATTACAGCCGGACCTATCGCGACGTAGCGGTACAGATCGCCGCACACTTGCCGCTCGACTACGAGCGCATTTCGCCGGTGTGTCTGGGCGACGCGCAGATCGCCACTTTCGCCTACTTCGGCGATATGTACTTCTCCTTCACCGAAGACTGCGACGTAATTTTGCGCCAAGACCCGACCGACCACATCGAGCCGAGCTCGATGTCGAAATACGTCTGGCGGCTGATCTGGGAAGCCCGCCGCGCGACCGACCGCGAAGAGCGCTTCCGTCTCTACGAGAGGATCGAGCAGCCCAAGACGCCGATCCACCGTCATCCGGGACGACGTTGTTGCATACATTGA
- the tatA gene encoding Sec-independent protein translocase subunit TatA yields the protein MGGLSIWHWLVVLVIVVMVFGTKKLRNLGSDLGSAVKGFKDGMKQEDETPTKAQQQLPRTVAVNADAKETRRSSDSKKA from the coding sequence ATGGGCGGATTGAGTATTTGGCACTGGCTGGTCGTTTTGGTGATCGTCGTGATGGTGTTCGGCACCAAGAAGCTGCGCAATCTCGGCAGCGATCTCGGTAGCGCGGTCAAGGGTTTCAAGGACGGTATGAAGCAAGAGGACGAAACGCCGACCAAGGCGCAGCAGCAACTGCCGCGCACGGTCGCTGTGAATGCCGACGCGAAGGAAACGAGGCGTTCTTCCGATTCGAAGAAGGCGTAA